Proteins from a single region of Cupriavidus sp. MP-37:
- a CDS encoding enoyl-CoA hydratase/isomerase family protein, whose protein sequence is MSSDAEIHVTRDGHVARVLLSRPPHNFVDADVMRRLADTLLALDDDHDCRAIVLASGVGAFCAGADFSGAGQGEVASDPAGFYVHAMKLYRNRKPIVAAVAGAAIGAGLGLALVADFRVTCAEARFSANFNRLGFHPGFGLSLTLPRLVGEQQAALLFYTGRRITGTEAVNIGLADELVARAEVDARAMALAQEIAASAPLAVETTRATLRDGLADRIAEVNQRELAIQRGQFHSEDFREGVAAMAARRAPVFRRR, encoded by the coding sequence ATGTCATCCGATGCCGAGATCCATGTCACCCGCGACGGCCACGTGGCCCGCGTGCTGCTGTCCCGCCCGCCGCACAACTTCGTCGACGCCGACGTCATGCGGCGCCTGGCCGATACCCTGCTGGCGCTCGACGACGACCACGACTGCCGCGCCATCGTGCTGGCGTCGGGCGTCGGCGCGTTCTGCGCCGGCGCCGACTTCAGCGGCGCGGGCCAGGGCGAGGTTGCCAGTGACCCGGCCGGCTTCTACGTCCATGCGATGAAGCTGTACCGCAACCGCAAGCCCATCGTCGCCGCCGTGGCGGGCGCCGCCATTGGCGCGGGGCTGGGCCTGGCGCTGGTGGCGGATTTCCGCGTGACCTGCGCCGAGGCCCGCTTCAGCGCCAACTTCAACCGGCTGGGCTTCCACCCCGGTTTCGGCCTGAGCCTGACGCTGCCGCGCCTGGTGGGCGAGCAGCAGGCCGCGCTGCTGTTCTACACCGGCCGGCGCATCACCGGGACCGAAGCGGTCAACATCGGCCTGGCCGACGAACTGGTCGCCAGGGCCGAGGTCGACGCGCGCGCCATGGCGCTGGCGCAGGAGATCGCCGCCTCCGCCCCGCTGGCGGTGGAAACCACGCGCGCCACGCTGCGCGACGGGCTGGCCGACCGCATTGCCGAGGTCAACCAGCGCGAGCTGGCGATCCAGCGCGGGCAATTCCACAGCGAGGATTTCCGCGAAGGCGTCGCGGCCATGGCCGCGCGCCGCGCGCCCGTGTTCCGGCGCCGCTGA
- a CDS encoding CaiB/BaiF CoA-transferase family protein, giving the protein MSEPHNGTTPAGPLDGIRVLDLTAVVLGPLATQVLADFGADVIKIEGPEGDLMRANGVSQHAGMSSIYLALNRNKRSVVLDLKTAEGAAALRGLIAGADVLVHNMRVAAIERLGFGYAEVARINPRIVYCMATGFGQDGPHRDKPAFDDIIQAGCGLVALGSATGERPQYVPSLLADKTTGLALANAVLAALLYRERHGVGQLVEVPMLETMTAFVMTEHLGGLTFDPPPAGAGYARLLQGGRRPAPTRDGWICALPYTERHWQAFFRAVGRDDLAERYDVADRAQRNANIRALYGHLAELTPARTTGEWMQLFESLDIPATPIYGLDALVDHPHLRAVGLFQETQHPTEGPLRELRPAARFSATPLSLRRHAPALGEHTEEVLRELPLAPQTRQSR; this is encoded by the coding sequence ATGAGCGAACCACACAATGGCACCACGCCGGCCGGCCCGCTGGACGGCATCCGCGTGCTCGACCTGACCGCGGTCGTGCTCGGTCCGCTGGCGACGCAGGTGCTGGCCGACTTCGGCGCCGACGTAATCAAGATCGAAGGCCCCGAGGGCGACCTGATGCGCGCCAATGGCGTGTCGCAGCACGCCGGCATGAGTTCGATCTACCTGGCGCTGAACCGCAACAAGCGCTCGGTGGTGCTCGACCTGAAGACCGCCGAGGGCGCGGCGGCGCTGCGCGGCCTGATTGCCGGCGCCGACGTGCTGGTGCACAACATGCGCGTCGCGGCGATCGAGCGGCTGGGCTTTGGCTATGCCGAAGTGGCTCGCATCAACCCGCGCATCGTCTACTGCATGGCCACCGGCTTCGGCCAGGACGGCCCGCACCGCGACAAGCCGGCCTTCGACGACATCATCCAGGCCGGCTGCGGGCTGGTCGCGTTGGGTTCCGCCACGGGCGAGCGCCCGCAATACGTGCCCAGCCTGCTCGCCGACAAGACCACCGGGCTGGCGCTGGCCAATGCCGTGCTGGCCGCGCTGCTGTACCGCGAGCGCCACGGCGTGGGCCAGCTGGTGGAGGTGCCGATGCTGGAAACCATGACCGCCTTCGTGATGACCGAGCACCTGGGCGGCCTGACCTTCGATCCGCCACCGGCCGGCGCCGGGTACGCCCGCCTGCTGCAAGGCGGGCGGCGCCCCGCGCCGACCCGCGACGGCTGGATCTGCGCGCTGCCCTACACCGAGCGCCACTGGCAGGCCTTCTTCCGCGCAGTGGGCCGCGACGACCTGGCCGAACGCTACGACGTGGCCGACCGCGCCCAGCGCAATGCCAATATCCGTGCGCTCTACGGCCACCTGGCCGAACTGACGCCGGCGCGCACCACCGGCGAGTGGATGCAGCTGTTCGAATCGCTCGACATCCCCGCCACGCCCATCTACGGCCTGGATGCGCTGGTCGACCATCCGCACCTGCGCGCGGTCGGGTTGTTCCAGGAAACGCAGCACCCTACCGAAGGCCCCTTGCGCGAACTGCGCCCGGCCGCGCGCTTCTCGGCCACGCCGCTGTCGCTGCGCCGCCACGCGCCGGCGCTGGGCGAGCACACCGAGGAGGTCCTGCGCGAACTGCCCCTCGCGCCGCAGACGCGCCAATCCCGATAA
- a CDS encoding acyl-CoA dehydrogenase family protein, whose product MHFELDEEHRMLKDLVARFVREQLIPLEPTALAREAAGGQMALLPEEHSRLDAMSRELGLWGLDAPAEMGGSDLPTVAMVGVNEELGKTITPYDLPPDSPNLRMLMLTASEAQRERYLAPYARGETVSAIAISEPGAGGDPAMMATRAERDGDHWVLNGRKIWISRAARADWTIVMAVTDKARGARGGISAFIVERGTPGLRVERRIPMIGGASTYEVVLEDCRIPAAQLLGAEGQGFAPMQARLSTRRVQMAAWCIGRAQRALDMICEYAPQRQTFGAPLAQRQAIQWWVADAATRIHACRLMTYEAATRIDAGQEARTQVSMIKVFATEMAWDVIDQAMQTFGAMGMTKELPLQQMANETRLMRIYEGPSEVHRWVIARDLLGLRR is encoded by the coding sequence ATGCATTTTGAACTCGACGAAGAACACCGGATGCTCAAGGACCTGGTCGCACGTTTCGTGCGCGAGCAGTTGATCCCGCTGGAACCGACGGCGCTGGCGCGCGAAGCCGCCGGCGGCCAGATGGCGCTGCTGCCCGAAGAGCATTCGCGCCTTGACGCCATGTCGCGTGAGCTGGGCCTGTGGGGCCTGGATGCCCCGGCGGAAATGGGCGGCTCCGACCTGCCCACGGTGGCGATGGTCGGCGTCAACGAAGAACTGGGCAAGACCATCACGCCCTATGACCTGCCGCCGGATTCGCCCAACCTGCGCATGCTGATGCTGACCGCGAGCGAGGCCCAGCGCGAACGCTACCTGGCGCCGTATGCGCGCGGAGAGACGGTCTCGGCCATCGCCATCTCGGAGCCCGGCGCCGGCGGCGATCCCGCCATGATGGCCACGCGCGCCGAGCGCGACGGCGACCACTGGGTGCTGAACGGCCGCAAGATCTGGATCAGCCGCGCCGCGCGCGCCGACTGGACCATCGTCATGGCCGTGACCGACAAGGCCCGCGGCGCGCGCGGCGGCATCTCGGCCTTTATCGTCGAGCGCGGCACGCCCGGCTTGCGGGTCGAGCGGCGCATCCCGATGATCGGCGGCGCCTCGACCTATGAAGTGGTGCTGGAAGACTGCCGCATCCCCGCCGCCCAACTGCTGGGGGCCGAGGGCCAGGGCTTTGCGCCGATGCAGGCGCGGCTGTCGACGCGCCGCGTGCAGATGGCCGCCTGGTGCATCGGCCGCGCCCAGCGCGCGCTCGACATGATCTGCGAGTACGCGCCGCAGCGCCAGACCTTTGGCGCGCCGCTGGCGCAGCGCCAGGCGATCCAGTGGTGGGTGGCCGACGCCGCCACCCGCATCCACGCCTGCCGCCTGATGACCTACGAAGCCGCCACCCGCATCGACGCCGGACAAGAAGCCCGCACGCAGGTGTCGATGATCAAGGTGTTTGCCACCGAAATGGCCTGGGACGTGATCGACCAGGCCATGCAGACCTTCGGCGCGATGGGCATGACCAAGGAGTTGCCGCTGCAGCAGATGGCCAACGAGACCCGGCTGATGCGCATCTACGAAGGCCCCAGCGAAGTGCACCGCTGGGTCATTGCGCGCGACCTGCTCGGCCTGCGCCGTTAG
- a CDS encoding tripartite tricarboxylate transporter substrate binding protein yields the protein MQQAFRSRRRFLGLFPAALALLGAATPAAHAAEADAFPSRPLRFIVPFPSGSGTDTTARMFAKKIGELTGQGVAVENKPGGNGFIGVQTALNAPADGYTVFIGSNSTLSTNAATFRKLPYDPLTDFAPITLLSRGPCVIIVPAGSPYRTLAELLDDARKRPGALNYGTGSISYTLYSEWLNELARIKTTAVPYKGAGDAINGVMAANVDFAVVDATGAIELARGGKVRALAYTAPQRSPLLPDVPSIVEAGLPDFLAYNWVAAAVSAKTPPAVVKRLQDLFTQAGNAADVREYYSRQSTRLILSSPAEMRQYQKDEIQRWKRLAAVAKIPLQ from the coding sequence ATGCAACAGGCTTTCCGTTCCCGTCGCCGCTTCCTCGGGCTCTTTCCGGCGGCACTGGCGCTGCTGGGCGCGGCCACGCCGGCGGCGCATGCCGCCGAGGCCGACGCCTTTCCGTCGCGGCCGCTGCGCTTCATCGTGCCCTTCCCTTCGGGCAGCGGCACTGACACCACCGCGCGCATGTTCGCCAAGAAGATCGGCGAACTGACTGGCCAGGGCGTGGCGGTGGAAAACAAGCCCGGCGGCAACGGCTTTATCGGGGTGCAGACCGCGCTGAACGCGCCAGCCGACGGCTACACCGTCTTTATCGGCAGCAATTCCACGCTGTCGACCAACGCCGCCACCTTCCGCAAGCTGCCGTATGACCCGTTGACGGACTTTGCGCCAATCACGCTGCTGTCGCGCGGGCCATGCGTGATCATCGTGCCGGCCGGCTCGCCCTACCGCACGCTGGCCGAGCTGCTGGACGACGCGCGCAAGCGTCCCGGCGCGCTCAACTACGGCACGGGCTCGATCTCGTACACGCTTTATTCGGAATGGCTCAACGAACTGGCCCGCATCAAGACCACGGCGGTACCGTACAAGGGGGCCGGCGATGCCATCAATGGCGTGATGGCGGCCAATGTGGATTTCGCGGTGGTCGACGCCACCGGCGCGATCGAGCTGGCCCGCGGCGGCAAGGTGCGCGCGCTGGCCTACACCGCGCCGCAGCGCTCGCCGCTGCTGCCGGACGTGCCGTCCATCGTCGAAGCCGGCCTGCCGGACTTCCTCGCCTACAACTGGGTGGCGGCCGCGGTCTCGGCCAAGACGCCGCCGGCTGTGGTGAAGCGGTTGCAGGACCTGTTCACGCAGGCCGGCAATGCCGCGGACGTGCGCGAGTACTACTCGCGCCAGTCGACCCGGCTGATCCTGTCGTCGCCCGCCGAGATGCGGCAGTACCAGAAGGACGAGATTCAGCGCTGGAAGCGGCTGGCGGCGGTGGCAAAGATCCCGCTGCAGTAA
- a CDS encoding acyl-CoA dehydrogenase family protein codes for MFDHLNNPVLLESRAGIRRFIDAELRPLEQELGLGSEDPWPRETLRQVWRRSSELGFYAACLPTALGGKGLNIQEQCALKADLAASGSTLAAHVLGDLGGPPRVGNMLKYATPEQLERYFKPVIRGEKSTCFALTETHSGSDAQSIKTSAVADGDELVINGGKHYISGAPFADFAIVMCVTDATATPPAITAVLVDLDLPGVTVTNEYVPMSGQHIDGDIRFDNVRVPRANIFGGEGNGFKLGMSRINVNRLLHCPSMLGLAMRAYQSSVEYAGQRRQFGGPIARFQAIQHMLADMAAALWACESMIAHTAALADAGVDLRMKAAACKLFVSERCFEVADKAVQIHGNVGVTRGHPVEQTFRKLRMFRIFTGTSEIQRNTIARAILEPQQQQG; via the coding sequence ATGTTCGATCACCTGAACAACCCCGTCCTGCTGGAAAGCCGCGCCGGCATCCGCCGCTTTATCGACGCAGAGCTGCGCCCGCTCGAACAGGAACTGGGCCTGGGTTCGGAAGACCCCTGGCCGCGCGAGACCCTGCGCCAGGTCTGGCGCCGCTCCAGCGAACTGGGCTTCTACGCCGCCTGCCTGCCCACCGCGCTCGGCGGCAAGGGCCTGAACATCCAGGAACAATGCGCGCTCAAGGCCGACCTGGCCGCCAGCGGCTCGACCCTGGCCGCGCACGTGCTGGGCGACCTGGGCGGCCCGCCGCGCGTGGGCAACATGCTGAAGTACGCCACGCCGGAGCAGCTCGAGCGGTATTTCAAGCCGGTGATCCGCGGCGAGAAATCGACCTGCTTCGCGCTGACGGAAACGCATTCCGGCTCCGATGCGCAAAGCATCAAGACCTCGGCCGTCGCCGATGGCGATGAGCTGGTGATCAACGGCGGCAAGCACTACATCAGCGGCGCGCCGTTCGCCGACTTTGCCATCGTCATGTGCGTGACCGACGCCACCGCCACGCCGCCGGCGATCACCGCGGTGCTGGTCGACCTGGACCTGCCCGGCGTGACCGTCACCAACGAGTACGTGCCGATGTCGGGCCAGCATATCGATGGCGATATCCGTTTCGACAATGTGCGCGTGCCGCGCGCCAACATCTTCGGCGGCGAAGGCAACGGCTTCAAGCTGGGCATGTCGCGCATCAACGTGAACCGCCTGCTGCACTGCCCCAGCATGCTGGGGCTGGCCATGCGGGCCTATCAATCGTCAGTGGAATATGCGGGCCAGCGCCGCCAGTTCGGCGGCCCGATCGCGCGCTTCCAGGCGATCCAGCACATGTTGGCCGACATGGCCGCCGCACTGTGGGCCTGCGAAAGCATGATCGCGCACACCGCAGCGCTGGCCGATGCCGGCGTCGACCTGCGCATGAAGGCCGCGGCGTGCAAGCTCTTCGTCTCGGAGCGCTGCTTCGAGGTGGCGGACAAGGCCGTGCAGATCCACGGCAATGTCGGCGTCACGCGCGGCCATCCGGTCGAGCAGACCTTCCGCAAGCTGCGCATGTTCCGCATCTTCACCGGCACCAGCGAGATCCAGCGCAACACCATCGCGCGGGCTATCCTGGAACCGCAGCAGCAGCAAGGCTGA
- a CDS encoding LysR family transcriptional regulator, with protein sequence METRDIEYILAVAAHGGIGRAAEALGISQPALTKAVQRVEAQAGLPLFERTANGMAATYAGTRFLERARRIQLEFEDGIKEMLGIRTGEQGILRVGYSPSIPGHVILDACRQLVRERPVARLRLRRRLARDLLDLLAAGDLDMAVAPTPSGALAATFAVQPLFDDRLVVVADEGHALLRRRKLRLADLAEQEWLLPESHITLRQQVDAAFRQRGLPEPQPRIEIDFGSTSLFALMQGTQMLSIANAGGEAMQRGLRVLPLGVEELDLRRRIGVVTRAGAYQSPLAQRLTVLLREHSRPA encoded by the coding sequence ATGGAGACGCGGGACATCGAATACATCCTCGCGGTGGCGGCGCATGGCGGCATCGGCCGGGCCGCCGAAGCGCTGGGAATCAGCCAGCCGGCGCTGACCAAGGCGGTGCAGCGGGTCGAGGCGCAAGCGGGGCTGCCGCTGTTCGAGCGCACCGCCAATGGCATGGCCGCCACCTATGCCGGCACGCGCTTCCTGGAACGCGCGCGGCGCATCCAGCTGGAGTTCGAGGATGGCATCAAGGAGATGCTGGGCATCCGTACCGGCGAGCAGGGCATCCTGCGTGTGGGCTATTCGCCGTCGATCCCGGGCCACGTGATCCTGGACGCGTGCCGGCAACTGGTGCGCGAACGGCCCGTGGCGCGGCTGCGGTTGCGGCGCCGGCTGGCGCGCGACCTGCTGGACCTGCTTGCGGCCGGGGACCTGGACATGGCGGTGGCGCCGACGCCGTCAGGCGCGCTGGCTGCGACCTTCGCGGTGCAGCCGCTGTTCGACGACCGGCTGGTGGTGGTGGCCGACGAGGGCCACGCGCTGCTGCGGCGGCGCAAGCTGCGGCTGGCCGACCTGGCCGAGCAGGAGTGGCTGCTGCCCGAAAGCCATATCACGCTGCGCCAGCAGGTGGACGCGGCGTTCCGCCAGCGCGGCCTGCCGGAGCCGCAGCCCCGCATCGAGATCGACTTCGGCAGCACCTCGCTGTTCGCGCTGATGCAGGGCACGCAGATGCTGAGCATCGCCAATGCCGGCGGCGAGGCCATGCAGCGCGGCCTGCGCGTGCTGCCGCTGGGCGTGGAGGAGCTGGACCTGCGCCGGCGCATCGGCGTGGTCACGCGCGCGGGCGCGTACCAGTCGCCGCTGGCGCAGCGCCTGACGGTGCTGCTGCGCGAGCACAGCCGCCCGGCGTAG
- a CDS encoding long-chain fatty acid--CoA ligase, which translates to MGFAYFLRRAARYWGDQPAILYQDQVVTYRQLDERSTRLANALLALGLRPGDRVAVQSRNRPELVELECALYKAGLVKAALNPRFTAAEASDVVENCTPRVLIAGPGYTGYTRTTAGFGSIETFIAIGAAPAGYVEYEALLANAGTTPPDITPAADDLAVLHFSSGSTGKIKAAMQSYGNRMAALRKVVSGMDRPARPGDRLALIGPVTHASGMLMQPYLYVGATLVLFDKFEPAHFLAEVARLRITHVFMVPAMINMLLAEPTLEQADLSSLKTLAYGAAPMAPARIREAWERIGPILSQGYGASESTSGVTRLSTSDHAEAIASHPERLASCGRALGETEVRVVDEHGNEVAVGEIGELVIRGEDVFQGYWNEPGLTSETLVDGWLHTGDMARVDEAGYLYLVDRKKDMIISGGFNVYPTEVEATLYQHPDVLEACVISVPDETWGESVKAVVTLRPGREATAQQLIAHCRERIADYKSPRSVDFVAELPKNASGKLARKIVRERYWQGVGRRVN; encoded by the coding sequence ATGGGTTTCGCGTATTTCCTGCGCCGCGCCGCGCGCTATTGGGGCGACCAGCCCGCCATCCTCTACCAGGACCAGGTGGTGACCTATCGCCAGCTGGACGAGCGCTCGACGCGGCTGGCCAATGCCCTGCTGGCGCTGGGCCTGCGCCCGGGCGACCGGGTCGCGGTGCAGTCGCGCAACCGCCCCGAGCTGGTCGAACTGGAGTGCGCGCTGTACAAGGCCGGACTGGTCAAGGCCGCGCTCAACCCGCGCTTTACCGCGGCCGAGGCCAGCGACGTGGTCGAGAACTGCACCCCGCGCGTGCTGATCGCCGGTCCCGGTTATACCGGCTACACCCGCACCACGGCCGGCTTCGGCAGCATCGAGACCTTTATCGCCATCGGCGCGGCCCCGGCCGGCTATGTCGAATACGAGGCACTGCTGGCCAACGCCGGCACCACGCCGCCCGACATCACTCCCGCTGCCGATGACCTGGCCGTGCTGCATTTCTCGTCCGGCTCCACCGGCAAGATCAAGGCGGCCATGCAGAGCTACGGCAACCGCATGGCGGCGCTGCGCAAGGTGGTGTCCGGCATGGACCGCCCCGCCCGCCCCGGCGACCGGCTGGCGCTGATCGGCCCGGTCACGCATGCCTCCGGCATGCTGATGCAGCCCTACCTGTACGTGGGCGCGACGCTGGTGCTGTTCGACAAATTCGAGCCGGCGCACTTCCTGGCCGAGGTCGCGCGGCTGCGCATTACCCATGTGTTCATGGTGCCGGCCATGATCAACATGCTGCTGGCCGAGCCCACGCTGGAGCAGGCCGACCTGTCGAGCCTGAAGACGCTGGCCTACGGCGCCGCGCCGATGGCGCCGGCGCGCATCCGCGAGGCCTGGGAGCGCATCGGCCCGATCCTGTCGCAGGGCTATGGCGCCAGCGAATCGACCTCGGGCGTCACGCGGCTGTCGACCAGCGACCATGCCGAGGCCATCGCCAGCCATCCGGAGCGCCTGGCCTCGTGCGGCCGCGCGCTGGGCGAGACCGAAGTGCGCGTGGTCGACGAGCACGGCAACGAAGTCGCCGTGGGCGAGATCGGCGAACTGGTGATCCGCGGCGAAGACGTGTTCCAGGGCTACTGGAACGAACCCGGCCTGACCAGCGAGACCCTGGTCGACGGCTGGCTGCATACCGGCGACATGGCGCGCGTGGACGAGGCCGGCTACCTGTACCTGGTCGACCGCAAGAAGGACATGATCATCTCCGGCGGCTTCAACGTCTACCCGACCGAGGTCGAGGCCACGCTGTACCAGCACCCCGACGTGCTCGAGGCCTGCGTCATCAGCGTACCGGACGAGACCTGGGGCGAAAGCGTCAAGGCCGTGGTCACGCTGCGCCCCGGGCGCGAGGCCACCGCGCAGCAGCTGATTGCGCACTGCCGCGAGCGCATCGCCGACTACAAGTCGCCGCGCTCGGTGGACTTTGTCGCCGAACTGCCCAAGAACGCCAGCGGCAAGCTGGCCCGCAAGATCGTGCGCGAACGCTACTGGCAAGGCGTCGGCCGCCGCGTCAACTGA
- the flhC gene encoding flagellar transcriptional regulator FlhC, with the protein MDTHPVAAMSGPAAAACRPLPAPARKSVLHDMEQTRLAIEMIGLGARLQVLEAEVALPRVRLIRLYKELCGASPPKGMLPFSTDWFLTWRPNAHASMLLGAYRFMVHAGHLDGIRATLAGFRMYREHLCATGEAAQLSFTRAWMLVRFYQRGMLQLARCRCCHGEFLVRAHDARQRYTCGLCLPPARAGKGRKPAPAADTARDDA; encoded by the coding sequence ATGGACACACACCCCGTCGCCGCCATGAGCGGCCCCGCTGCGGCAGCTTGCCGCCCGTTGCCCGCGCCGGCCCGCAAGAGCGTGCTGCACGACATGGAGCAAACCCGCCTGGCCATAGAGATGATCGGCCTGGGCGCACGCCTGCAGGTGCTGGAAGCGGAGGTGGCGCTGCCGCGCGTGCGGCTGATCCGGCTGTACAAGGAGCTGTGCGGGGCATCGCCGCCCAAGGGCATGCTGCCGTTCTCGACCGACTGGTTCCTGACCTGGCGCCCCAACGCGCATGCCTCGATGCTGCTCGGCGCTTACCGCTTCATGGTCCATGCCGGCCACCTGGACGGCATCCGTGCCACCCTGGCCGGCTTCCGCATGTATCGCGAGCACCTGTGCGCCACCGGCGAGGCCGCGCAGCTCAGCTTTACCCGGGCCTGGATGCTGGTCCGCTTCTATCAGCGCGGCATGCTGCAGCTGGCGCGCTGCCGGTGCTGCCACGGCGAATTCCTGGTGCGCGCCCACGATGCGCGCCAGCGCTACACCTGCGGCCTGTGCCTGCCGCCCGCGCGCGCCGGCAAGGGCCGCAAACCCGCACCAGCGGCCGACACCGCCCGCGATGACGCGTGA
- a CDS encoding IclR family transcriptional regulator — MPDAFPPQGSTRSVTHHTGRFTRETAGSQSLERGLMLLRVFRVGTTSLTNAELAARTGLPRPTVSRLTRSLVDAGFLRYDVNERAYRLAPVVLSLADAFHQSSRAPEIALPLMRKVAEAGKVNVGLAVGDQLEMVYLASIRHSRDSVSRTRRVVPGSRVPMELTAIGLSWLAAQPEEVRRDLLAGIAARQGAAWPGMRARVLRGIAQAQRHGHCTAAYQPGHLLAVGAAFSGPDQQLYGLNISYPFNDAERRRDHARYAAQLERLVDEIRQAWRRAAG; from the coding sequence ATGCCCGACGCCTTCCCGCCGCAGGGTTCCACCCGCAGCGTGACCCACCACACCGGCCGCTTTACCCGGGAAACCGCCGGCAGCCAGTCGCTCGAGCGCGGGCTGATGCTGCTGCGCGTATTCCGCGTCGGCACCACCAGCCTGACCAATGCGGAACTGGCCGCGCGCACCGGCCTGCCGCGCCCGACCGTGAGCCGGCTGACGCGCTCGCTGGTCGATGCCGGCTTCCTGCGCTACGACGTCAACGAGCGCGCCTACCGGCTGGCGCCGGTGGTGCTGAGCCTGGCCGATGCCTTCCACCAGTCCAGCCGCGCGCCGGAGATTGCGCTGCCGCTGATGCGCAAGGTGGCCGAGGCCGGCAAGGTCAACGTAGGACTGGCGGTGGGGGACCAGCTGGAGATGGTGTACCTGGCGTCGATCCGGCACAGCCGCGACAGCGTGTCGCGCACGCGGCGCGTGGTGCCGGGATCGCGCGTGCCGATGGAGCTGACGGCGATCGGCCTGTCATGGCTGGCGGCGCAGCCCGAGGAGGTGCGCAGGGATCTGCTGGCCGGCATCGCCGCCCGCCAGGGGGCGGCCTGGCCCGGCATGCGCGCGCGCGTGCTGCGCGGCATCGCGCAGGCGCAGCGGCACGGCCATTGCACCGCGGCCTACCAGCCGGGGCATCTGCTGGCCGTGGGCGCGGCCTTTTCAGGCCCGGACCAGCAGCTGTACGGGCTCAACATCAGCTACCCGTTCAACGACGCCGAGCGCCGCCGCGACCACGCGCGCTATGCCGCGCAACTGGAGCGGCTGGTGGACGAGATCCGGCAAGCCTGGCGCCGCGCCGCCGGCTAG
- a CDS encoding lipid A biosynthesis lauroyl acyltransferase: MTHRLQAALTIAAFKLFAALPYGVTARLGDALGRLLYRIPSRRRRIVHTNLALCFPDMDPAEREQLARDHFGHVLRSYLERGVQWFGNAERLGKLVELDSRIDLASCAEHPTIFMGFHFVGIEAGCMFYSMRHPVASLYTRMSSPLLEQISRTQRGRFGAEMIPRNGSGKQVVRTLRAGCPVMLAADMDFGINDSVFVPFFGVPACTLTSASRLASLTGARVVPFTTEVLPDYRGYRLRVFDPLEGFPSGSVEEDSRRMNAFLETQIATMPEQYYWIHRRFKNRPEGMPSVY, encoded by the coding sequence ATGACGCACCGGCTCCAGGCCGCGCTGACCATCGCCGCCTTCAAGCTCTTTGCCGCCCTGCCGTACGGCGTGACCGCCCGGCTGGGTGACGCCCTCGGCAGGCTGCTGTACCGCATCCCCAGCCGCCGCCGGCGCATCGTCCATACCAACCTGGCGCTGTGCTTCCCCGACATGGATCCGGCCGAGCGCGAGCAACTGGCGCGGGACCACTTCGGCCATGTGCTGCGCAGCTACCTGGAGCGCGGCGTGCAGTGGTTCGGCAACGCCGAGCGGCTGGGCAAGCTGGTCGAGCTGGATTCGCGCATCGACCTGGCCTCGTGCGCGGAGCATCCGACCATCTTCATGGGCTTTCATTTCGTCGGCATCGAGGCCGGCTGCATGTTCTATTCGATGCGCCACCCGGTGGCGTCGCTGTACACGCGCATGTCCAGCCCGCTGCTGGAGCAGATCTCGCGCACGCAGCGCGGGCGCTTCGGCGCCGAGATGATCCCGCGCAACGGCAGCGGCAAGCAGGTGGTGCGCACGCTGCGCGCCGGCTGCCCGGTGATGCTGGCGGCGGACATGGACTTCGGCATCAACGATTCGGTGTTCGTGCCGTTCTTCGGCGTGCCGGCGTGCACGCTGACCTCGGCCTCGCGCCTGGCCAGCCTGACCGGCGCGCGCGTGGTGCCGTTCACCACCGAAGTGCTGCCGGACTACCGCGGCTACCGGCTGCGCGTGTTCGACCCGCTCGAGGGCTTTCCCTCCGGCAGCGTCGAAGAAGATTCGCGCCGCATGAACGCCTTCCTCGAAACCCAGATCGCCACCATGCCGGAGCAGTATTACTGGATCCACCGGCGCTTCAAGAACCGGCCGGAAGGCATGCCGTCGGTGTATTGA